A DNA window from Fibrobacter sp. UWB4 contains the following coding sequences:
- a CDS encoding ABC transporter permease subunit, producing MVILKYELRRHRTYILGWAIALAACIFFMTPTYYSFLDAASVELFETMGTTDFYRSVGVSMEYLTSPLGIYGFLTSFFMIASGVFGMHFGISIHTRECTEGTSEYLFTKPFPRKAIYWAKAWTVFVGVAIVGAAYLLASLFAMATFRSGTPWGEFFLIALSLTLVTLFFAAMGLMVGVLFSRNRSPLLTAGLVVFVEYCITSFSNIVSNRAISFLSPYSFFGAAEISKAGFYDLRYLGWCVLLFALFLVLSYGVFLKKDIQFRS from the coding sequence ATGGTCATTTTGAAATATGAACTGAGAAGGCATCGAACCTATATCCTGGGCTGGGCCATCGCCTTGGCTGCGTGCATCTTTTTCATGACACCGACTTATTACAGCTTTCTGGATGCGGCCTCCGTGGAACTCTTTGAAACCATGGGCACCACGGACTTTTACAGGAGCGTCGGCGTATCGATGGAATACCTGACCTCTCCGCTGGGTATTTACGGGTTCCTGACCAGCTTTTTCATGATTGCCTCCGGCGTTTTCGGGATGCACTTCGGCATTTCCATTCACACCAGAGAATGTACGGAAGGAACCTCGGAATACCTGTTTACAAAGCCCTTTCCCCGGAAAGCAATTTATTGGGCAAAGGCATGGACGGTGTTTGTCGGCGTGGCGATCGTGGGTGCGGCGTATCTGCTGGCTTCCCTTTTCGCCATGGCAACATTCCGTTCCGGAACTCCTTGGGGAGAGTTTTTCCTGATTGCCCTGTCCCTGACCCTTGTGACGCTGTTCTTCGCTGCAATGGGGCTGATGGTGGGAGTTTTGTTTTCCCGCAACCGCAGTCCGCTGCTGACTGCCGGTTTGGTTGTGTTCGTTGAGTATTGCATTACCAGCTTCTCCAACATCGTCAGTAACCGGGCTATCAGTTTTCTGTCTCCCTACTCGTTCTTCGGAGCCGCCGAGATCTCCAAAGCCGGCTTCTATGACCTCCGGTATCTTGGGTGGTGCGTGCTGCTGTTTGCCTTGTTTTTGGTGCTTTCT